ACGACACCAAACGTTCGACGGAATTCTCTGCGTGCTACGCCGAGGCAACCGAGTACAAAACAGAGTTTCTCGAAATCAAAGGTGAACCGGTggaagatgacgatgatgatgaggacgaaAAGTCGTACGCCTTGAGCGACGGTTACCTGGGAAATTCGACCGAGCCGCCGCACGCGGTGAAATCGGAAGCGGCCGAGGAAGGAGAAGATGCGTCCTGCTCCACGCCGCACTGGAAAGCGGCCCGGCGTAGGCACCGGGAGCAATCCAAACTGGTGCGGGCCAAACGGAAGGTACCGAGCAGCGTGCAGAAAATAGAAGATGCGGAACTGTTGGAATTTTATAAGCGCATCGTTTGCGAGATGTGCGACAACCAGCGCATGATGGTCGGTGAACCATTAATAGACTACGGGTCGTGGACGGCGTTGCTGCGGCACTCGAAGGTAGTTCACGGCCACTACAAGATCTACGTCCAGTGTCCGGTGTGTGAGATGAAGCTGCGCACGAAGGTGACCCTGTGGCAGCACATGGATATGCACAAGAATCCGGAGAAATATCGGTGCGAAGTGTGCGCCGAAATCCACCAGAACATGAAGGAGCACATGCAGAACAAGCACGAGGAGCGTCAGTATAGTTGCGATCTGTGCGGGAGCAAGTTCCCGTTCAAGAAGCGCCTGGTGGTGCACATGAAGAAGATGCATGCCGAGAAGGACGTTACGTGCGATCAGTGCCAGAAGTCGTAAGTGATagcgtagtagtagtagtaaagCGCCTCCGTTTGCTAGTCATATTTAATCctttccatctgttttcagctTCACCAAGTACACGATTGAGGACCACAAGCGGTCGGtacacacggcacggttcgtGTGTGAGCACTGCCCGAAAACGTTCAAAATTCGCTTTAGGCTGCTGAAGCACATGCAGGAGCACGACAAAAGCCTGCGGGTGGCGACGTGCGTGCCGTGTCACATCTGCGATCAGGTGATGGGCGACAAGTACATCCTGCGGCAACACATCAAGCACATGCACGCCGAACAGCAGTCGGTCAACTGTGATACCTGTGGCAAGACGTTCAAAAACAAGCGCAACCTGTCGGTGCATCTGGCCAACGTGTGCATGAAACTGGCCAGTCTGCACACGTGCAGCATTTGCGACAAACAGTTTCGCCACCTAAACAAACTGAAGGACCATATGGCGTCGTGTACACCCAACTGAAACCGAGGCGTTTTCCTGTGCAATTGTAGCGGGTATCGATTGATGCTCCCCGGCAACACAACCGCTTGTGGTTGCTACGGTTACGGCGAGAGTCGACGGGAGTTTATCAGTTTTTTAGTCAGtcattttcaatcaaccaGCCAGCATAGCAGGCTGCTGCAGTCGGGCGTTTTTAAGTATTTCCCTTTCTGCATGTGCGGGCCACATACTTTCGATTAACATTCCCTCACGCATAGAACTCGCTGTAACCAGCACCGTTGTACATACAGTAGGCTCATAATACTGTTCATAGTAGCTAGTAGTAGGGGAGAGGAACAGAGTTCAATAGTGACGTAAGGCTGGCTGGACTATGGGCGTGTGCAAAGGTAAGATTTATCCAACAATCCGTGGCTTTTCATTCGATTTAATCGGTTTATTTTACTGCTATGTATTATAGTCGGCCGAGGAATGACTGCCAATCGGGCACTGCTCGTGGTCGTGACGATCATCATGTGATTCAAAAAGAACGGAAAGTGTAAGTTGGTCGTTAATTCAACAGAAAGAAATAGtaactgatttttttcatcATGGTTCTTGTTTACAGCATGCTTTTCCGTGCCCAGCGTTGCTGGACAATGTCAGGAAATGATTTCTTCTGCCGGAAAATGGTGTAACTATGTATATAAAAGACATAAAATAAAGACATCAAAGGTCGATATTGAtagaaacatttatttacCACGAAACTGTTCAAACAAATGGACGCGACAAAACCCACgacaaatggaacgaaaagcacacacataataaagtaaaacactGCAGCAACtattaattttgtattttacgCCTTTTCGTCTCCCGGCCGACTCCGAATTGAAAACTTACCAGTGCGTCAGCGGAACGTGCAAGTTTTATACACCAAACGATCAAAGCgttacgaaagaaaacaacaacgagAGTATTATACTTTCTTTAACTTATATTCAAATTTCGACGTCAAAATTTGCTCTCCCCGCGCTCGTTCGCTTTCCCCGGTGCGCGCGTACACATTATCTATCTTATCTagagtgtgtgtgggtgtttctGTCTGTCggagtgtgtgtctgtatatCTCGTTAGCTCCCTTGTGGTTTTTTTAGTTACTTCCAGTTCCGGTTGCTTCTTGTTCACCTCCCCTACGACCGAGGACGTCGTCCCCGGGTCATATATGCGCATGCGGCTGCGGCTACGATCGGTTATGGCgatcatcattattattacaGTAGCAATAGAtgtataataataataataataataataatggtagtagtagtagtagcggtagtagtagtaatttaataataataattacagTAATCTTAGCTGAGTCTCACAATCACGCTTCACGGGCGCACGCTCCGGTTGATGATCGCCCGTGCGCGATCGGTGCTTTGTCTATATTCCTACAGC
The nucleotide sequence above comes from Anopheles bellator chromosome 1, idAnoBellAS_SP24_06.2, whole genome shotgun sequence. Encoded proteins:
- the LOC131216407 gene encoding zinc finger protein draculin-like; protein product: MADSTSECRVCFLVNEPTYLDIFAKENGHKNIASLIAKHLWFEVAPTADPQLICFRCWSALDEFNDFYNNIEECRRMRTEEPVHHDDTKRSTEFSACYAEATEYKTEFLEIKGEPVEDDDDDEDEKSYALSDGYLGNSTEPPHAVKSEAAEEGEDASCSTPHWKAARRRHREQSKLVRAKRKVPSSVQKIEDAELLEFYKRIVCEMCDNQRMMVGEPLIDYGSWTALLRHSKVVHGHYKIYVQCPVCEMKLRTKVTLWQHMDMHKNPEKYRCEVCAEIHQNMKEHMQNKHEERQYSCDLCGSKFPFKKRLVVHMKKMHAEKDVTCDQCQKSFTKYTIEDHKRSVHTARFVCEHCPKTFKIRFRLLKHMQEHDKSLRVATCVPCHICDQVMGDKYILRQHIKHMHAEQQSVNCDTCGKTFKNKRNLSVHLANVCMKLASLHTCSICDKQFRHLNKLKDHMASCTPN